A stretch of the Haloarcula ordinaria genome encodes the following:
- a CDS encoding UbiA family prenyltransferase — protein sequence MATEPQSQSERDVLTLLLNRTTDSQLYDLGKSALNLFLYTSAYLALVAVAEVVIVTELLSLPLTAAPAVAGLLTFAVYGNDRISDLETDAVSAPRRTAYVRRYKDILYVLAALSYGLAVALAVLGGPLAFALSLLPGAIWLLYAQDWLPSIGTNVRRLKEVAVLSSALVAGAWALVIVFLPLAFAGASLTPAAGIVFLFFFLATFVNTEIPNVRDMEGDRQIGVDTLPTLFGVRRTRHLLYGICVLTAVILGGAVAADLLSPVSAGVLVLSLACLAAVTFCLGRVDDEDGLSIAAECTRLPALLLVALTLLGH from the coding sequence ATGGCAACCGAACCACAATCCCAGTCAGAACGAGACGTTTTGACGCTGTTGTTGAACCGAACGACCGACTCACAGCTCTACGACCTCGGCAAATCCGCGCTGAACCTCTTTCTCTACACGTCTGCGTATCTCGCACTCGTCGCGGTGGCCGAAGTGGTCATCGTCACCGAGTTGCTGTCGCTCCCGCTGACCGCTGCGCCGGCCGTCGCGGGACTGCTCACCTTCGCCGTCTACGGCAACGACCGCATCTCCGACCTCGAGACGGACGCCGTGTCCGCACCGAGGCGAACCGCGTACGTGCGCCGCTACAAGGATATTCTCTACGTGTTGGCCGCACTGTCGTACGGCCTCGCCGTCGCGCTCGCAGTGCTCGGTGGCCCATTGGCGTTCGCCCTCTCGCTGCTTCCCGGTGCCATTTGGCTCCTGTACGCACAGGACTGGCTGCCGAGCATCGGGACCAACGTCCGGCGACTCAAGGAGGTCGCGGTCCTCAGCTCGGCGCTCGTCGCCGGTGCGTGGGCACTCGTCATCGTCTTCCTCCCGCTGGCGTTCGCCGGGGCCTCGCTCACTCCCGCCGCCGGCATCGTGTTCCTGTTCTTTTTCCTGGCGACGTTCGTCAACACGGAGATTCCCAACGTCCGCGACATGGAGGGTGACAGACAGATCGGCGTCGACACGCTGCCGACCCTGTTCGGCGTCCGACGAACGCGTCACCTGCTCTACGGTATCTGCGTGCTGACGGCCGTCATCCTCGGTGGCGCAGTCGCCGCCGACCTCCTGTCGCCCGTCTCGGCAGGCGTTCTCGTCCTGAGTCTCGCCTGCCTCGCCGCCGTGACGTTCTGTCTCGGCCGCGTCGACGACGAGGACGGCCTCTCCATCGCCGCAGAGTGTACCCGTCTCCCGGCGCTTCTCCTGGTGGCCCTCACCCTGCTCGGCCACTAA
- a CDS encoding histidine kinase N-terminal 7TM domain-containing protein, whose product MKIVLVGTIAVGVTGGLLAWRERPEPGSVPLVLLLAGQCWWSTTLFFRITSTSLSAKVFWVDVSWVGIGLIPVAWLYFALEYAGYDEYTTRKYLLALSVVPAITAILGLTSEFHHLLYVDTQLVAHGAVTSISRSPGIWFWVIAIYTYLLGLLGALPLLGLVTSEVSTFRGQSLALLVGIVAPWATNLLFLFGLLPTAGIDPTPVAFGVSGIAYLGALTRFQLFGANPTAIRHARDVVFRRMQQGALVLDSHDHIIDLNEQAAEALGLLPREALGRPVEYASPKLKTIGSSTRLGHNVYHPPNSNRAYDVSVSTVTDIHDRTIGRVITLHDISEHLRQQQRLEVLNRIFRHNIRTSTQVILGNAEYLATNNSEEKSAKLQQQALEIEDISQKARTIIDVFEQGRKQRKSLRLDAILGEAVASAEDAYPSVDVHYESGSADVYVDSLFDTVLQNVVENAAAHNIGPEQRVWISVETDGDHATVSVADDGPGIDENELRLIEEGSETPLGHGSGFGLALIAWGTDIAGGSVAFDDNDPTGSVVTVEAPILTGPETDSADTPDDG is encoded by the coding sequence ATGAAGATAGTGCTGGTGGGAACTATCGCCGTCGGGGTGACCGGAGGGCTGCTCGCGTGGCGCGAACGCCCCGAACCCGGGTCGGTCCCGCTCGTCTTGCTCCTCGCGGGACAGTGCTGGTGGTCGACGACGTTGTTCTTCAGAATCACGTCCACGAGCCTTTCGGCCAAGGTCTTCTGGGTCGACGTCTCCTGGGTGGGGATCGGGCTGATACCCGTCGCCTGGTTGTATTTCGCCCTCGAGTACGCGGGCTACGACGAGTACACGACCCGAAAGTACCTCCTGGCGCTCTCCGTCGTCCCCGCGATAACCGCGATTCTGGGCCTGACGAGCGAGTTCCACCACCTCCTGTACGTCGACACGCAGCTCGTCGCACACGGTGCCGTCACCTCCATCAGCCGGTCGCCCGGCATCTGGTTCTGGGTCATCGCCATCTACACGTACCTGCTGGGGCTGCTCGGGGCACTGCCACTGTTGGGCCTCGTCACCAGCGAGGTCAGCACGTTCCGCGGACAGAGCCTGGCACTGCTCGTCGGAATCGTGGCCCCGTGGGCGACGAACCTCCTCTTCCTGTTCGGCCTGCTCCCGACGGCAGGTATCGACCCCACGCCGGTCGCCTTCGGCGTCTCCGGCATCGCGTACCTCGGAGCATTGACCCGATTCCAGCTGTTCGGGGCGAACCCGACTGCCATCCGCCACGCGCGGGACGTCGTGTTCAGACGGATGCAACAGGGCGCGCTCGTGCTCGACAGTCACGACCACATCATCGACCTGAACGAGCAGGCCGCAGAGGCGCTGGGTCTCCTACCGCGAGAGGCCCTCGGCCGGCCGGTGGAGTACGCCAGCCCGAAGCTCAAGACGATAGGCTCGTCGACGCGCCTGGGCCACAACGTCTACCACCCGCCGAACTCGAACCGGGCCTACGACGTCTCGGTCAGCACGGTGACCGATATCCACGACCGGACCATCGGGCGGGTCATCACGCTCCACGACATCAGCGAACACCTCCGCCAGCAGCAACGCCTCGAGGTCCTCAACCGCATCTTCCGGCACAACATCCGCACCAGCACGCAGGTCATCCTGGGGAACGCTGAGTATCTGGCCACGAACAACAGCGAGGAGAAGTCGGCGAAACTCCAGCAGCAGGCACTCGAGATAGAGGACATCAGCCAGAAGGCACGCACGATTATCGACGTGTTCGAGCAGGGGCGGAAACAGCGCAAGTCGCTGCGTCTGGACGCGATACTGGGTGAGGCAGTCGCCTCGGCCGAGGACGCGTACCCGAGCGTCGACGTGCACTACGAGTCGGGTTCCGCCGACGTCTACGTCGACAGCCTGTTCGACACCGTCCTGCAGAACGTCGTCGAGAACGCCGCGGCACACAACATTGGCCCAGAGCAACGGGTGTGGATCTCCGTCGAGACGGACGGAGACCACGCCACCGTCAGCGTCGCCGACGACGGCCCCGGCATCGACGAGAACGAACTCAGGCTCATTGAGGAGGGGTCCGAGACCCCGCTGGGCCACGGGAGCGGGTTCGGCCTCGCGCTCATCGCCTGGGGGACCGACATCGCCGGTGGCTCTGTCGCGTTCGACGACAACGACCCGACCGGCTCGGTCGTGACCGTCGAGGCTCCGATTCTGACGGGGCCGGAGACAGACTCGGCCGACACGCCCGACGACGGCTGA
- a CDS encoding MutS-related protein, with translation MRLEEYWGIGPKTSELLSGELGVERAIEAIESADTRTLASAGLSRGRATRILRRATGAESMDLLATRDTRNVYKELLDLAEEYAVTEDAADRIRVLTPLPSREQMEARLDDVLEARDTWAALSDSDRRAVVAAFDGYDAGGGDRAAVETALALRDTGVEDGVFEPLAALDGDALAGARAALAGLAGSGDRVGDGADDELDRLREQLGQVEDLAAGSASVVEAVQEGARRPAEFQDALVRHVTDETGLGGARVREAMPSDATDARDFVETALRDLRSTLRSDVEAREAAVSDRLESDLAAAREDVDAAVAAVGDIALSVSLARFALAFDLVRPTFVDGRSTIAVRNARNLALADVDDVQPVTYAVGDHDLEVPSANAPPTGDRVAVLTGANSGGKTTLLETLCQVQLLAQMGLPVPAEAAEVSLVDTVVFHRRHASFNAGVLESTLRSVVPPLTDSDRTLMLVDEFEAITEPGSAANLLHGLVTLTVDRDALGVFVTHLADDLEPLPEVARVDGIFAEGLNTDLELQVDYQPRFGTVGKSTPEFIVSRLVANARDPVERSGFETLAYAVGEEAVQRTLSDARWTEE, from the coding sequence ATGCGACTGGAGGAGTACTGGGGAATCGGCCCGAAGACGTCCGAACTGCTGAGCGGGGAACTGGGCGTCGAGCGGGCCATCGAGGCCATCGAGTCGGCAGACACGCGCACGCTGGCGTCGGCGGGGCTCTCGCGTGGCCGTGCGACGCGCATCCTCCGGCGAGCGACCGGCGCCGAGTCGATGGACCTGCTCGCCACTCGGGACACCCGCAACGTCTACAAGGAACTGCTCGACCTCGCCGAGGAGTACGCCGTCACTGAGGACGCGGCCGACCGGATTCGCGTGCTCACGCCGCTGCCCTCTCGCGAGCAGATGGAGGCGCGACTCGACGACGTGCTCGAAGCGCGTGACACCTGGGCAGCGCTCTCGGACAGCGACCGGCGAGCCGTCGTCGCGGCGTTCGACGGGTACGACGCCGGCGGCGGGGACCGCGCCGCCGTCGAGACGGCACTCGCGCTTCGAGACACCGGCGTCGAGGACGGCGTGTTCGAACCACTCGCAGCGCTGGACGGCGATGCGCTCGCTGGCGCCAGGGCCGCACTCGCCGGCCTCGCCGGGTCCGGTGACCGCGTCGGCGACGGGGCCGACGACGAACTAGACCGCCTGCGCGAGCAGCTGGGCCAGGTCGAGGACCTGGCAGCGGGGTCTGCGAGCGTCGTCGAGGCCGTCCAGGAGGGCGCGAGACGACCGGCCGAGTTCCAGGACGCCCTGGTCCGGCACGTCACCGACGAGACCGGGCTGGGCGGTGCGCGGGTCCGCGAAGCCATGCCGAGCGATGCGACGGACGCCCGGGACTTCGTCGAGACGGCACTGCGGGACCTGCGGAGTACCCTCCGCAGCGACGTCGAAGCGCGCGAAGCGGCCGTCTCCGACCGGCTCGAATCGGACCTGGCGGCTGCTCGCGAGGACGTGGACGCCGCGGTCGCAGCGGTGGGCGACATCGCCCTGTCCGTCTCGCTCGCGCGATTCGCGCTGGCGTTCGACCTCGTGCGACCGACGTTCGTCGACGGTCGCTCGACCATCGCGGTGCGCAACGCCCGCAACCTCGCGCTCGCGGACGTCGACGACGTCCAACCGGTGACCTACGCGGTCGGTGACCACGACCTGGAGGTTCCGAGCGCAAACGCCCCGCCGACCGGCGACCGGGTCGCGGTGTTGACGGGCGCGAACTCGGGTGGGAAGACGACGCTGCTGGAGACACTCTGTCAGGTGCAGCTGCTGGCCCAGATGGGGCTGCCAGTCCCGGCCGAGGCCGCCGAAGTGAGTCTCGTCGACACAGTCGTCTTCCACCGTCGGCACGCCTCGTTCAACGCCGGGGTCCTGGAGTCGACGCTGCGCTCGGTCGTCCCGCCGCTGACCGACAGCGACCGGACGCTGATGCTCGTCGACGAGTTCGAGGCTATCACCGAACCGGGTTCGGCGGCGAACCTGCTCCACGGCCTGGTGACGCTGACCGTCGACCGCGACGCGCTGGGCGTCTTCGTCACCCATCTGGCCGACGACCTCGAACCGCTCCCCGAGGTCGCTCGCGTCGACGGTATCTTCGCCGAGGGACTGAACACCGACCTCGAACTCCAGGTCGACTATCAACCCCGCTTCGGAACCGTGGGGAAGTCCACGCCGGAGTTCATCGTCTCTCGACTCGTCGCCAACGCCAGGGACCCAGTCGAGCGGTCGGGCTTCGAGACGCTGGCCTACGCCGTCGGCGAGGAAGCCGTCCAGCGGACGCTGTCCGACGCTCGCTGGACGGAGGAGTGA
- a CDS encoding cupredoxin domain-containing protein has translation MSRDTRGPYRRDVMKTIGTGAALSVVGGSAMAQEDGGDDENGEDGGNGGDDGEMDEDTGTVHTVRTLIEGPATNPERPADFFFQPTGLHVQPGDVVKFVFVTSDHNVVSYHPAFGMRRRVPVGVDSFSSPLMGWRDDSIADDQIEPPAEPGEGGESDGSENGDDDGESEDENGDDDDESVPQPSTWLHAFEREGVYDMLCSPHETFGMNLRVVVGDVSEAPFETSDPDNLVPPRAGPVGLARVTLTDPALEPAAIVEQGTVAWQDLDANQGDGG, from the coding sequence ATGTCGAGAGACACACGCGGTCCGTATCGGCGAGACGTGATGAAGACCATCGGCACGGGCGCCGCGCTGTCGGTAGTCGGGGGTTCGGCCATGGCCCAAGAAGACGGGGGAGACGACGAGAACGGAGAAGACGGCGGGAACGGAGGAGACGACGGCGAGATGGACGAGGACACGGGGACAGTGCACACGGTCCGGACGCTCATCGAGGGGCCGGCGACGAACCCGGAGCGACCGGCGGACTTCTTTTTCCAGCCCACCGGGCTCCACGTTCAGCCTGGCGACGTCGTGAAGTTCGTCTTCGTGACGTCGGACCACAACGTGGTGTCGTACCACCCTGCGTTCGGGATGCGACGGCGCGTCCCGGTCGGCGTAGACTCCTTCTCGTCCCCGCTGATGGGCTGGCGAGACGACTCCATCGCCGACGATCAGATCGAACCGCCAGCGGAGCCGGGCGAGGGCGGCGAGAGCGACGGCAGCGAGAACGGAGACGACGACGGTGAGAGCGAAGACGAGAACGGAGACGACGACGATGAGAGCGTACCACAGCCGAGCACGTGGCTCCACGCCTTCGAGCGGGAGGGCGTCTACGACATGCTGTGTTCACCACACGAGACGTTCGGCATGAACTTGCGCGTCGTCGTCGGGGACGTCTCGGAGGCGCCCTTCGAGACGTCGGACCCCGACAACCTGGTGCCGCCGCGTGCGGGGCCGGTGGGGCTGGCACGGGTGACGCTGACCGACCCGGCGCTGGAACCGGCGGCCATCGTCGAACAGGGGACCGTCGCCTGGCAGGACCTGGACGCGAACCAGGGCGACGGCGGGTAG
- a CDS encoding zinc ribbon domain-containing protein, with amino-acid sequence MALPDADGQTCPNCGEPADSNAVRCPACETPLLGGFDTDAVAAQLDAIDGEATRAPRWAVALTGLALGIAISPLVVFTVVLAGVELSLAAFAGLGLAGWLLPAAYLSRFPNPSAALARGLYLVVAGVGAVLVTLALDSTTAEATVGSTELLLVVGGLAIPAIVAVLLARRVAGRAARQARGDPGRLHELAGLGDQGDEQRDETDG; translated from the coding sequence ATGGCGCTCCCGGATGCGGACGGGCAGACCTGCCCGAACTGCGGCGAGCCTGCAGATTCGAACGCGGTGCGCTGTCCGGCCTGCGAGACGCCGCTTCTCGGCGGGTTCGATACCGACGCCGTCGCCGCACAGCTGGACGCGATCGACGGCGAAGCGACCCGAGCACCGCGCTGGGCGGTTGCGCTGACGGGACTGGCGCTCGGTATCGCCATCTCGCCGCTCGTGGTGTTCACCGTCGTCCTGGCCGGCGTCGAGCTCTCGCTCGCTGCGTTCGCCGGGCTCGGCCTCGCCGGCTGGTTGCTGCCCGCCGCGTACCTCTCGCGGTTCCCCAACCCGAGTGCCGCGCTGGCCCGGGGACTCTATCTCGTCGTCGCCGGCGTCGGCGCGGTGCTCGTGACGCTGGCGCTCGATTCGACGACCGCGGAGGCGACGGTCGGTAGCACCGAACTCCTCCTCGTGGTCGGCGGCCTCGCCATCCCCGCAATCGTGGCCGTCTTGCTGGCACGTCGGGTCGCCGGTCGCGCGGCGAGACAGGCGCGTGGTGACCCCGGACGACTCCACGAACTCGCTGGACTCGGGGACCAGGGTGACGAACAGCGCGACGAGACCGACGGCTGA
- a CDS encoding DEAD/DEAH box helicase, protein MTDGSVRGEAAFTTLGESVRAALSERGFSTPTEPQRAAIPTLVSGRDALVVAPTGTGKTETAMLPVLDALAQDEERFGIGALYITPLRALNRDMRQRLDWWGETLGLDVDVRHGDTTDYQRQKQANDPPDVLVTTPETLQAMLTGSKLRTALSDVSHVVVDEVHELAASKRGAQMTVGLERLAELAGSFQRIGLSATVGDPEEVGRFLTGGSPCSVVEIDIGSRLDIDVVRPEVTERDERLSSTLVTDAETASHVRYVDELISAHDSVLLFVNTRQTAEALGSRFKELGTDLGVHHGSLSKEARIEVEDRFKAGELDALLCTSSMELGIDVGHVDHVVQYGSPRQVSRLVQRVGRAGHRSGQVSSGTVVTTHVDDTLEALAIARQAREGDVEPAEIHDGSLDTVANQIAGLVMDSGEIRAMEAYEILTRAYPFRDLREESFKAVVRELAANNVVWLDEERDTLEKRRGTWQYFYQNLSMIPDEATYDVEDVASGKQVGTLDERFVVNFATPGEVFVQRGEMWRITTIDEEEETVTVSPIEDPAGEVPSWVGSEIPVPRAVASEVGEIRRVAGRQLQDGAEAGSVAAHLATRYDASPETIETGLEDLARHEGPLPDERTVLVEFHGRDVVLNACFGHKVNETLGRVLSALLGQRAGSSVAMEVDPYRIELEVPRRITAGDVIEVIEETDPDHVPALIELSLKNADALKFKLAQVATKFGSLKRWRGRGSTDFGRDRLLAALQDTPMYDEAVREVKHEDLAIDETADVLAALQSGDLALETVAERTPVGLGGRSSGRELLSPENADASVIQTVRERIQRDRVLLCCLHCKEWDRKQQVKRVRDQPECPKCGSTRVAALNPWADEVVSAVRAAEKDDEQEKMTERAYRSGSLVQTHGKQAVVALAARGVGPHNAARIINRLREDEDEFYRDILRQEREYARTQSFWG, encoded by the coding sequence ATGACTGACGGGTCCGTGCGGGGCGAGGCGGCGTTCACGACGCTGGGCGAGTCGGTCCGGGCCGCCCTCTCCGAGCGGGGGTTCTCGACGCCGACCGAACCACAGCGGGCAGCGATTCCGACGCTCGTGAGCGGTCGCGACGCACTCGTCGTCGCTCCGACCGGGACCGGGAAGACCGAGACGGCGATGTTGCCGGTACTCGACGCGCTCGCCCAGGACGAGGAACGCTTCGGCATCGGCGCGTTGTACATCACGCCCCTCCGCGCGCTCAACCGGGACATGCGCCAGCGGCTAGACTGGTGGGGCGAGACGCTGGGGCTCGACGTGGACGTTCGACACGGCGACACGACGGATTACCAGCGACAGAAGCAGGCAAACGACCCCCCCGACGTGCTGGTCACGACGCCGGAGACGTTGCAGGCGATGCTCACGGGGTCGAAACTTCGGACGGCGCTCTCGGACGTCTCGCACGTCGTCGTCGACGAGGTGCACGAGCTCGCCGCGTCGAAGCGTGGCGCACAGATGACGGTCGGCCTGGAGCGGCTGGCGGAACTCGCCGGGTCGTTCCAGCGTATCGGCCTCTCGGCGACGGTCGGCGACCCCGAGGAGGTCGGCCGGTTCCTCACTGGTGGGTCCCCATGTAGCGTCGTCGAGATAGACATCGGGAGCCGCCTCGACATCGACGTGGTGCGGCCGGAGGTGACGGAGCGCGACGAGCGACTTTCGAGCACGCTGGTCACCGACGCGGAGACGGCGAGTCACGTCCGCTACGTCGACGAGCTGATATCGGCCCACGACTCGGTCCTGCTGTTCGTGAACACTCGCCAGACCGCCGAGGCGCTGGGGTCCCGGTTCAAGGAGCTGGGGACGGACCTTGGCGTCCACCACGGGTCGCTCTCGAAGGAAGCTCGAATCGAGGTCGAAGACCGGTTCAAGGCCGGCGAGTTGGACGCCCTGCTGTGTACCTCCTCGATGGAGCTGGGCATCGACGTGGGCCACGTCGACCACGTCGTCCAGTACGGGAGTCCCCGGCAAGTCTCCCGCCTCGTCCAGCGCGTGGGTCGCGCAGGCCACCGGAGCGGCCAGGTCTCCTCGGGAACCGTCGTGACGACCCACGTCGACGACACGCTGGAGGCGCTGGCCATCGCCCGGCAGGCCCGCGAGGGCGACGTCGAGCCGGCCGAGATACACGACGGCAGCCTCGACACCGTCGCCAACCAGATCGCCGGCCTCGTCATGGACAGCGGGGAGATTCGGGCGATGGAGGCCTACGAGATACTGACCCGGGCGTACCCGTTCAGGGACCTGCGCGAAGAATCGTTCAAGGCCGTCGTCCGCGAGCTCGCCGCGAACAACGTCGTCTGGCTGGACGAGGAGCGCGATACCTTGGAGAAGCGCCGTGGCACCTGGCAGTACTTCTACCAGAACCTCTCGATGATTCCCGACGAGGCGACCTACGACGTCGAGGACGTCGCCTCCGGCAAGCAGGTCGGGACGCTCGACGAGCGATTCGTCGTCAACTTCGCCACGCCTGGCGAGGTGTTCGTCCAGCGCGGCGAGATGTGGCGCATCACGACTATCGACGAGGAGGAGGAGACGGTCACCGTCTCGCCCATCGAGGACCCCGCCGGCGAAGTGCCATCCTGGGTCGGCTCGGAGATTCCGGTCCCGCGGGCCGTCGCGTCGGAGGTCGGAGAGATTCGCCGCGTCGCCGGCCGACAGTTGCAGGACGGGGCAGAGGCGGGGTCGGTCGCCGCGCACCTCGCGACGCGCTACGACGCCAGTCCGGAGACGATCGAGACGGGCCTCGAGGACCTCGCGCGACACGAGGGTCCCCTCCCGGACGAACGGACCGTCCTCGTGGAGTTCCATGGCCGCGACGTCGTGCTCAACGCTTGCTTCGGTCACAAGGTAAACGAGACGCTGGGTCGTGTGCTCTCGGCACTGCTGGGACAGCGAGCCGGGTCCTCCGTCGCGATGGAGGTCGACCCGTACCGCATCGAACTGGAGGTGCCGCGTCGCATCACCGCCGGCGACGTCATCGAGGTCATCGAGGAGACCGACCCCGACCACGTGCCGGCGCTCATCGAACTGAGCCTGAAGAACGCCGACGCGCTGAAGTTCAAGCTCGCGCAGGTCGCCACGAAGTTCGGGTCGCTGAAGCGCTGGCGGGGTCGCGGCTCGACCGACTTCGGCCGGGATCGCCTGCTCGCGGCCCTCCAGGACACGCCGATGTACGACGAGGCGGTCCGGGAGGTCAAACACGAGGACCTCGCCATCGACGAGACGGCCGACGTCCTCGCGGCGCTGCAGTCGGGCGACCTCGCCCTCGAGACGGTCGCCGAGCGGACGCCGGTGGGGTTGGGCGGACGTTCGTCGGGCCGCGAGCTGCTCTCACCGGAGAACGCCGACGCGAGCGTCATCCAGACCGTCCGCGAGCGCATCCAGCGCGACCGCGTGCTGCTGTGCTGTCTCCACTGCAAGGAGTGGGACCGGAAACAGCAGGTCAAGCGCGTCAGGGACCAACCGGAGTGTCCGAAATGCGGGTCGACCAGGGTCGCGGCACTGAACCCGTGGGCCGACGAGGTCGTCTCGGCGGTCCGGGCCGCGGAGAAAGACGACGAGCAGGAGAAGATGACCGAGCGGGCCTACCGCTCCGGGTCGCTCGTCCAGACCCACGGCAAGCAGGCCGTCGTGGCGCTGGCGGCCCGGGGCGTCGGGCCGCACAACGCCGCACGAATCATCAACCGCCTCCGGGAGGACGAAGACGAGTTCTACCGCGACATCCTCCGTCAGGAACGGGAGTACGCCCGGACCCAGTCGTTCTGGGGCTGA
- a CDS encoding tyrosine-type recombinase/integrase, which yields MLRSAEAFIRECRDRDYAESTIETHTSSLEVFSEWIETQEVSVTECRASEIEEFIQWVKRRKSIPYGNIRSDVFWSLKKYFAYLVEEEEIHQNPCDHVDIVDCIILDDASRYLQRTRATKAEGTIQNRELGLIQFTEWVENQTEESLEDFTPLRLEDYAIHLKQKGYGDTTVKDKFAAVSMLYQFLHDKANVIDENPAEEVNLNQADIVDYRNPTKKSDKLAEDIPYVTREQKEAMKEHCPGPKTRNELLIELMWQTGLRREEAADIALDNLDRENREIQIRGKNDKNRIVFYQPTLDTLLQIWLDGGYRQCYNWAEKSDHLFVSERSGRLNPHQINQVIVKAAKNADIQSKMYTDGNGQNRYKITAHSLRHGFAVQSLKNGMDIKTLADIMGHESLDTTKQYLRLITDDLRERYRKYGPEGTV from the coding sequence ATGCTCAGGTCAGCAGAAGCCTTCATCCGTGAGTGTCGAGACCGCGATTACGCAGAGTCGACAATCGAGACCCATACCAGCTCCTTAGAGGTGTTCTCTGAGTGGATTGAAACTCAAGAGGTTTCCGTAACGGAGTGTAGGGCATCTGAGATAGAAGAATTCATCCAATGGGTTAAGCGACGGAAGTCAATACCCTACGGTAATATCCGCTCAGATGTCTTCTGGAGTCTTAAGAAGTATTTCGCGTATCTGGTCGAAGAAGAAGAGATACACCAGAATCCATGTGACCATGTGGACATTGTGGACTGCATCATTCTGGATGACGCTTCTCGATATCTCCAGCGGACCAGAGCAACGAAAGCCGAAGGGACAATCCAGAATCGAGAACTGGGCCTCATTCAGTTCACGGAGTGGGTTGAAAACCAGACTGAAGAGAGTCTTGAGGATTTCACACCCCTTAGACTCGAAGACTACGCGATACATCTGAAGCAGAAGGGATACGGAGATACGACAGTCAAAGACAAGTTCGCGGCTGTCTCGATGCTGTACCAGTTCTTGCATGACAAAGCAAACGTCATAGACGAGAACCCAGCAGAGGAGGTCAATCTGAACCAAGCGGACATCGTCGATTATCGGAACCCAACCAAGAAGAGCGACAAACTCGCCGAGGATATCCCGTACGTAACCAGAGAGCAGAAAGAGGCGATGAAGGAGCACTGTCCCGGTCCTAAGACGCGGAACGAACTGCTGATTGAGTTGATGTGGCAAACCGGTCTCCGACGTGAGGAAGCTGCGGATATAGCCCTTGACAACCTCGATAGGGAGAATCGAGAGATTCAGATTCGAGGAAAGAACGACAAGAATCGGATTGTCTTCTATCAACCGACTCTCGATACGCTTCTGCAAATCTGGCTTGATGGAGGTTATCGTCAGTGTTACAACTGGGCTGAGAAATCGGATCACCTCTTCGTATCTGAGCGAAGTGGTCGACTCAACCCTCATCAAATCAACCAAGTCATCGTAAAGGCCGCGAAGAACGCAGACATTCAGTCGAAGATGTATACTGACGGCAACGGCCAGAACAGATACAAAATCACTGCTCACTCTCTGCGGCACGGATTCGCAGTGCAATCTCTGAAGAACGGGATGGACATCAAGACGCTAGCCGATATTATGGGCCATGAGAGTCTTGACACGACGAAGCAGTATCTCCGGTTGATTACTGACGACCTCCGAGAACGCTATCGGAAGTACGGGCCTGAGGGGACGGTGTAG
- a CDS encoding creatininase family protein: MYLADHTWPELGDYFEDKSLALVPLGSTEQHGPHLPEGTDHLIAEGFAREAAERTGYLCTPTINIGVSPHHRQFHGTMWADAPVFRDYVESITRNLAYHGIDRVIYVNAHGGNIEHLREVGRRLRDEEVLYAIEWMWNDSIPDLVDDLFEQNGPHGGPKETAMIQHLRQELVREDRLEDARDGGVASVDEADTEKFGSRTFYDAADNTDNGVLGDQTDATAEKGEQMFEAATEQLVKLCDWLDSQDFQDLMPKEHV; encoded by the coding sequence ATGTATCTAGCCGACCACACCTGGCCGGAACTCGGGGATTACTTCGAGGACAAATCCTTGGCACTGGTTCCACTTGGCTCAACTGAGCAACACGGACCTCATCTTCCTGAGGGGACGGATCACCTGATCGCAGAGGGTTTTGCACGAGAAGCTGCTGAAAGAACTGGCTACCTCTGTACGCCGACTATCAATATCGGAGTAAGTCCTCACCACAGGCAGTTTCACGGAACGATGTGGGCTGACGCTCCTGTCTTTCGAGACTACGTAGAGTCGATAACACGAAATCTGGCATACCACGGGATAGACCGAGTCATCTATGTCAATGCTCATGGCGGAAACATAGAACATCTCCGTGAGGTTGGTAGACGGCTTCGTGATGAGGAGGTACTCTATGCGATAGAATGGATGTGGAACGATAGTATCCCTGACCTCGTGGATGACTTGTTTGAGCAGAATGGGCCACATGGAGGTCCGAAGGAAACAGCGATGATCCAGCACCTCAGGCAAGAACTGGTCCGTGAGGATCGTCTGGAAGATGCGAGAGATGGAGGGGTGGCGAGCGTTGATGAAGCTGACACAGAGAAATTTGGATCGCGTACATTCTACGATGCTGCTGATAATACGGACAACGGCGTCTTAGGAGACCAAACAGATGCTACTGCAGAGAAGGGTGAGCAAATGTTCGAGGCTGCTACAGAACAACTCGTCAAACTCTGCGACTGGCTCGATTCCCAGGACTTCCAGGACCTCATGCCGAAAGAGCACGTATAG